A single region of the Roseivivax sp. THAF197b genome encodes:
- a CDS encoding SURF1 family protein encodes MILQPNKRIPPDPMRFIAPLLFGLIGCAILISLGTWQVQRLAWKEGILAEIEARIDGAPEPLPTVIAPSDQRYQPVALSGTIDEGEVHVLVSTKAQGAGYRIIAPFTTDDGRTILLDRGYVPNEAKRQERRTGKTTITGNLHWPDDRTSSTPENDRDANIWFARDIGAMADALQTEPLLVIAKGETPPAPTIQPLPVSITGIPNDHLQYAITWFSLAAIWAGMTVFYIARTRKTAKGSAT; translated from the coding sequence ATGATCCTCCAGCCAAACAAGCGGATTCCGCCCGACCCCATGCGCTTCATCGCCCCCCTTCTCTTCGGTCTGATCGGCTGTGCCATCCTGATCTCGCTCGGGACCTGGCAGGTGCAGCGCCTTGCCTGGAAAGAGGGCATTCTGGCCGAGATCGAAGCCCGCATCGACGGCGCGCCTGAACCGCTGCCGACCGTGATCGCGCCCAGCGACCAGCGCTACCAGCCCGTGGCTCTCAGCGGCACGATCGATGAGGGCGAGGTGCATGTGCTGGTCTCGACCAAGGCGCAGGGTGCCGGCTACCGGATCATCGCGCCCTTCACGACCGACGATGGCCGGACCATTCTGCTCGACCGTGGCTATGTCCCGAACGAGGCCAAGAGGCAGGAGCGCCGCACAGGCAAGACCACGATCACCGGCAATCTGCACTGGCCCGATGATCGCACCTCCTCGACCCCCGAGAACGACCGCGACGCAAATATCTGGTTCGCCCGCGATATCGGCGCGATGGCCGATGCACTGCAAACCGAACCGCTTCTCGTGATCGCCAAGGGCGAAACCCCGCCCGCGCCCACGATCCAGCCCCTGCCCGTGTCGATCACCGGCATCCCCAACGACCACCTGCAATACGCGATCACATGGTTCTCGCTCGCCGCGATCTGGGCGGGTATGACTGTGTTCTACATCGCCCGCACGCGCAAAACCGCGAAAGGCTCCGCCACATGA
- the thrC gene encoding threonine synthase, whose amino-acid sequence MKYVSTRGQAPALGFEETMLSGLARDGGLYVPETIPQMSHADIRALHGLPYEEVAYRVMRPFVGDAFDDATFMRLIENAYASFGHDARAPLVQLAPGHFLAELFHGPTLAFKDFAMQLIGQMFEEALKRRGDRVTIVGATSGDTGSAAIEAFRGLDAVDVFILYPHGRVSDVQRRQMTTPTESNVHAIALDGHFDDCQARLKDMFNHFEFRDAVRLAGVNSINWGRVLAQVVYFFTSAVALGAPDRKVSFTVPTGNFGDIFAGYIAKRMGLPIDKLVVATNQNDILHRCLSTGDYKTDKVEPSISPSMDIQVSSNFERALFDAYGRDGAAIAQLMDELKAGGFHVSQGALEKLREDFTSGRVSEDETLAMITRAHKTMGELLCPHSAIGVHVAERHLDPAVPMVTLATAHPAKFPDAVEKASGIRPPLPARMADLFDRPERMTRAENDLTKLETLIKERIAL is encoded by the coding sequence ATGAAATACGTCTCGACCAGGGGGCAGGCCCCCGCGCTCGGCTTCGAGGAGACGATGCTGTCGGGCCTCGCCCGCGACGGCGGCCTCTATGTGCCCGAGACGATCCCGCAGATGTCCCACGCCGATATTCGCGCGCTCCATGGCCTGCCCTACGAGGAAGTCGCTTACCGCGTGATGCGCCCCTTCGTGGGCGATGCCTTCGATGATGCCACCTTCATGCGCCTCATCGAGAACGCCTATGCGAGCTTCGGCCACGACGCCCGCGCGCCGCTGGTGCAACTGGCACCCGGCCATTTCCTGGCAGAGCTCTTCCACGGGCCGACCCTGGCCTTCAAGGACTTCGCGATGCAGCTCATCGGCCAGATGTTCGAAGAAGCGCTGAAGCGTCGCGGCGACCGCGTCACCATCGTGGGCGCGACCTCAGGCGATACCGGATCCGCGGCGATCGAGGCGTTCCGGGGCCTCGATGCGGTCGATGTCTTCATCCTTTATCCCCATGGCCGCGTCTCGGACGTGCAGCGCCGCCAGATGACCACACCGACGGAAAGCAACGTCCACGCCATCGCGCTCGACGGGCATTTCGACGATTGTCAGGCGCGTCTGAAGGACATGTTCAATCATTTCGAGTTCCGCGACGCGGTGCGGCTCGCTGGCGTCAACTCGATCAACTGGGGCCGCGTGCTGGCCCAGGTGGTCTATTTCTTCACCTCCGCCGTGGCGCTCGGTGCACCTGACCGGAAGGTCAGCTTCACCGTGCCCACGGGCAATTTCGGCGACATCTTCGCGGGCTATATCGCCAAGCGCATGGGCCTGCCCATCGACAAGCTGGTGGTCGCCACCAACCAGAACGACATCCTGCACCGCTGCCTGTCGACGGGCGATTACAAGACCGACAAGGTCGAACCCTCGATCTCGCCTTCGATGGATATCCAGGTCAGCTCCAACTTCGAACGCGCGCTCTTCGACGCCTACGGGCGCGACGGCGCGGCCATCGCCCAGCTCATGGACGAGTTGAAAGCGGGCGGCTTCCACGTCAGCCAAGGCGCGCTCGAGAAACTGCGCGAGGATTTCACCTCTGGCCGCGTGTCGGAAGACGAAACCCTTGCCATGATCACCCGCGCGCACAAGACGATGGGCGAGCTGCTCTGCCCGCACAGCGCCATCGGTGTCCACGTAGCCGAGCGGCATCTCGACCCCGCCGTGCCGATGGTCACGCTCGCCACCGCGCATCCCGCGAAATTCCCCGACGCGGTCGAAAAGGCGTCCGGCATCCGCCCACCTCTTCCTGCGCGCATGGCCGATCTCTTCGACCGGCCCGAGCGCATGACCCGCGCCGAGAACGACCTCACCAAGCTTGAAACCCTCATCAAGGAGCGTATCGCCCTTTGA
- a CDS encoding pitrilysin family protein, which translates to MTSRITTLPNGFRIVTEHMPHLKSAALGIWVSAGGRHERETENGIAHFLEHMAFKGTASRSALKIAEEIEDVGGYINAYTSRETTAYFAGVLEPDVPLALELIADILRNPVFDPREIETERHVILQEIGQVRDTPDDIIFDWLQETSYPGQAIGRSILGPSANVSRFAKSDLAAFVDEHYGPDQLILSAAGAVDHDRIVKQAEALFGDMAPRAFREADPAQFGGGEVRETRALEQAHFALAFESPGYRAPEFYPAQIYSTVLGGGMSSRLFQEVREKRGLCYTIFATSGAYADTGTTTIYAGTSADEVPALAHLVIDEMKRAASDIRSEELDRARAQLKAGLLMGLESASARTERQARMVQIWGKVPPLEDTVARIDAVTLEDVRIFAENLATRAPAAMALYGPVSDAPSLDDLNAARAA; encoded by the coding sequence TTGACCTCCCGCATCACCACGCTGCCCAACGGCTTCCGCATCGTCACCGAACACATGCCGCACCTGAAATCCGCAGCCCTCGGCATCTGGGTCTCGGCGGGCGGTCGGCATGAGCGCGAGACGGAAAACGGCATCGCGCATTTCCTCGAACATATGGCCTTCAAGGGCACGGCCTCCCGCTCGGCTCTGAAGATCGCCGAGGAGATCGAGGATGTGGGCGGCTACATCAACGCCTATACATCGCGCGAGACCACGGCCTATTTCGCGGGCGTGCTGGAGCCTGACGTGCCCCTCGCGCTGGAACTCATTGCCGATATCCTCCGCAACCCCGTCTTCGACCCGCGCGAGATCGAGACCGAGCGCCACGTGATCCTGCAGGAGATCGGTCAGGTCCGCGACACGCCCGACGACATCATCTTCGACTGGCTGCAGGAGACATCCTATCCCGGTCAGGCCATCGGCCGGTCGATCCTCGGCCCCTCAGCCAATGTCTCGCGCTTTGCAAAATCCGATCTCGCGGCCTTCGTGGACGAACATTACGGCCCCGATCAGCTGATCCTGTCGGCGGCCGGCGCTGTCGATCACGACCGGATCGTCAAACAGGCCGAAGCACTCTTCGGAGACATGGCGCCGCGCGCCTTCCGCGAAGCCGACCCCGCGCAATTCGGTGGCGGTGAGGTCCGCGAGACCCGCGCGCTTGAACAGGCGCATTTCGCGCTGGCGTTTGAGTCCCCCGGCTACCGCGCGCCCGAATTCTATCCCGCGCAGATCTATTCGACCGTGCTCGGCGGCGGAATGTCCTCGCGGCTGTTCCAGGAGGTGCGCGAAAAACGCGGCCTCTGCTACACGATCTTCGCCACCTCCGGCGCCTATGCCGACACGGGCACCACGACGATCTATGCAGGCACATCCGCGGACGAAGTCCCTGCCCTCGCCCACCTTGTCATCGACGAGATGAAGCGCGCGGCCTCCGACATCCGCAGCGAAGAGCTCGACCGCGCCCGCGCACAGCTCAAGGCCGGGCTTCTGATGGGACTCGAGTCGGCCTCCGCCCGTACGGAACGGCAGGCCCGCATGGTGCAGATCTGGGGCAAGGTCCCGCCGCTCGAGGACACCGTCGCCCGGATCGACGCCGTCACCCTCGAAGATGTCCGCATCTTTGCGGAAAACCTCGCGACGCGCGCGCCTGCAGCCATGGCACTTTACGGCCCGGTCTCGGACGCGCCCAGCCTTGACGATCTGAACGCCGCCCGCGCCGCCTGA
- a CDS encoding GNAT family N-acetyltransferase gives MLNRRRKLKIETERLTLRPPVHGDFNAWSALRQDSREFLTPWEPTWAGDHLTRRAFTNRVYWANRSISGGAAVPVFLIRREDQSLLGALTLDNIRRGPAQSGTMGYWIGAPFARQGYMREAIEAMVHYAFERLDLSRIEAACLPENVASRGLLERSGFKYEGVAQSYLQINGRWRTHVLYAALRLDRRGKTQVG, from the coding sequence ATGCTGAACCGCCGCCGGAAACTGAAGATCGAGACCGAGCGGCTGACGCTGCGCCCGCCCGTGCACGGTGATTTCAACGCCTGGTCGGCGCTGCGCCAGGACAGCCGCGAGTTCCTCACCCCGTGGGAGCCGACCTGGGCAGGCGATCACCTGACACGGCGCGCCTTCACCAACCGCGTCTACTGGGCGAACCGCTCGATCTCGGGCGGCGCGGCGGTGCCGGTCTTCCTTATCCGGCGCGAAGATCAGTCGCTTCTGGGCGCGCTCACCCTCGACAATATCCGCCGGGGGCCCGCGCAATCGGGCACGATGGGCTATTGGATCGGCGCGCCCTTCGCGCGGCAGGGCTATATGCGCGAGGCGATCGAGGCGATGGTGCACTACGCCTTCGAGCGTCTGGACCTGTCGCGGATCGAAGCCGCCTGCCTGCCTGAGAACGTGGCATCTCGCGGTCTTCTGGAACGCTCAGGCTTCAAGTACGAGGGCGTGGCGCAAAGCTACCTGCAGATCAACGGCCGCTGGCGCACCCATGTCCTTTACGCGGCCCTGCGCCTCGACCGTCGCGGCAAGACGCAAGTCGGCTAG
- a CDS encoding sulfite exporter TauE/SafE family protein, which yields MQLYLPIAEVSVNLILLLGLGTLVGMLSGMFGVGGGFLITPLLFFMGIPPAVAVATGANQIVASSVSGVMAHLKRRTVDLRMGVVLLAGGLVGSGFGVWVFNFLKEQGQVDLLVRLAYVIFLGIIGGLMFVESVNAMRRSKSGGKRKKRHSHVWVHGLPFKMRFRASGLYISAIPPLLVGAAVGVLAAIMGVGGGFIMVPAMIYLLGMPTKVVIGTSLFQIIFVTAFTTLLHATTTQTVDIVLAVALIAGGVLGAQVGAVVGSKLKAEQLRILLASLVLAVCFKLGLDLFLTPDELYVITEAG from the coding sequence ATGCAGCTTTACCTCCCCATCGCCGAAGTTTCGGTCAACCTGATCCTCCTCTTGGGGCTCGGTACGCTGGTCGGCATGCTGTCGGGGATGTTCGGCGTGGGCGGCGGCTTTCTGATCACGCCGCTCTTGTTCTTCATGGGCATTCCCCCCGCCGTGGCGGTGGCCACCGGCGCCAACCAGATCGTCGCCTCCTCGGTCTCGGGCGTTATGGCGCATCTCAAACGCCGCACGGTCGATCTGCGCATGGGCGTGGTCCTGCTCGCAGGCGGGCTCGTGGGCTCGGGCTTCGGCGTCTGGGTGTTCAATTTCCTGAAGGAGCAGGGTCAGGTCGATCTGCTCGTGCGCCTCGCCTACGTGATCTTCCTCGGGATCATCGGCGGGCTGATGTTCGTCGAAAGCGTCAACGCGATGCGCCGCTCGAAATCCGGCGGCAAGCGCAAGAAGCGGCACAGCCATGTCTGGGTGCACGGCCTGCCCTTCAAGATGCGCTTCCGCGCCTCGGGGCTCTATATCTCGGCCATTCCGCCCCTTCTCGTTGGTGCAGCGGTGGGCGTTCTGGCGGCGATCATGGGCGTGGGCGGCGGCTTCATCATGGTGCCCGCGATGATCTACCTTCTGGGCATGCCCACGAAGGTTGTGATCGGCACGTCGCTCTTTCAGATCATCTTCGTGACCGCCTTCACCACGCTTCTCCATGCCACGACCACGCAGACCGTCGACATCGTTCTGGCCGTGGCGCTCATTGCCGGCGGCGTTCTGGGTGCGCAGGTGGGCGCTGTCGTGGGCTCCAAGCTCAAGGCGGAGCAGTTGCGCATCCTTCTCGCCTCTCTCGTCCTCGCGGTCTGCTTCAAGCTCGGCCTCGATCTGTTCCTGACCCCGGACGAGCTTTACGTTATCACGGAGGCCGGATGA
- a CDS encoding TIGR02186 family protein, with the protein MMRRLLALAAMLLAAALPAKAAEDVVLDLSQDSVSISTNFDGSDLLIYGAVKREDAIPDDSTLDVVITVEGPYVPLTVYRKARVLGVWVNTDAVEVDLAPSFYAVATTRPFGEVLSNVEDLRHHVSIPRAIRSVGAPVEVENAQVFTDAVIRIREAGGQYRLNDGAVSVREQTLFSTRVQLPANLTEGTYQTRIFLTREGRVVGQMARDIEVRKIGLGRWLYNLSQGQPLLYGLLAVVIALVAGWTASAVTQLLRS; encoded by the coding sequence ATGATGCGCCGCCTTCTGGCCCTTGCCGCGATGCTTCTGGCTGCTGCCCTGCCCGCAAAGGCGGCCGAGGACGTGGTCCTCGATCTCAGCCAGGACAGCGTCTCGATCTCCACCAATTTCGACGGCTCCGACCTTCTGATCTACGGGGCAGTGAAACGCGAAGACGCGATCCCGGACGACAGTACGCTCGACGTCGTCATCACGGTGGAGGGGCCCTATGTGCCGCTCACGGTCTACCGCAAGGCGCGCGTCCTGGGCGTCTGGGTCAATACCGATGCGGTCGAGGTCGACCTCGCCCCGTCCTTCTACGCCGTGGCCACGACGCGGCCCTTCGGCGAGGTGCTCAGCAATGTCGAGGACCTGCGCCACCACGTCTCCATCCCGCGCGCGATCCGGTCGGTGGGCGCGCCGGTGGAGGTGGAGAATGCGCAGGTCTTCACTGATGCCGTAATCCGCATCCGGGAGGCCGGAGGGCAATACCGGCTCAACGATGGCGCGGTATCGGTCCGCGAACAGACGCTTTTTTCCACTCGCGTGCAATTGCCCGCGAACCTGACCGAGGGCACCTACCAGACCCGCATCTTCCTGACCCGGGAGGGCCGCGTCGTAGGCCAGATGGCGCGCGATATCGAGGTGCGCAAGATCGGGCTTGGCCGCTGGCTCTACAATCTCTCGCAGGGCCAGCCGCTGCTCTACGGCCTTCTGGCGGTGGTGATCGCCCTCGTCGCGGGCTGGACTGCCTCCGCCGTCACGCAACTTCTGAGGTCCTGA
- a CDS encoding thioesterase family protein, which translates to MPRTPPPLRADFPAFVPLQTRWNDNDEYGHLNNATYFELFDTAITYWQMENGINVRGPDAWRFVVVENGCTYFREVGFPDALSAGLRIARLGGSSYRIEVGLFREGEEEAASLGFFVNVLTGADTRPTPIPGDLRARLSRIAVPEAAGG; encoded by the coding sequence ATGCCGCGCACGCCGCCGCCCCTCCGCGCCGATTTTCCCGCCTTCGTGCCGCTGCAGACGCGCTGGAACGACAATGACGAATACGGCCATCTCAACAACGCCACCTATTTTGAGCTCTTCGATACCGCGATCACCTATTGGCAGATGGAGAACGGCATCAATGTCCGCGGCCCCGATGCCTGGCGCTTCGTGGTGGTCGAGAACGGCTGCACCTATTTCCGCGAGGTGGGCTTTCCCGACGCGCTGAGCGCAGGCCTCAGGATCGCGCGTCTGGGCGGATCGTCCTACCGGATCGAGGTCGGGCTATTCCGCGAGGGCGAGGAGGAGGCCGCAAGCCTCGGCTTCTTCGTCAACGTGCTGACCGGCGCGGATACCCGCCCGACGCCCATTCCGGGCGATCTGCGCGCGCGGCTGTCCCGCATCGCGGTGCCCGAGGCGGCAGGAGGCTGA
- the uvrC gene encoding excinuclease ABC subunit UvrC — MTDANSESESDTPLRGHECIQSYLKTLDSSPGVYRMLDEQSRVLYVGKARNLKARVSNYARPSGHSRRIARMISDTASMMFLTTRTETEALLLEQNLIKQLKPKFNVLLRDDKSFPNILVTGDHSYPQIKKHRGAKREKGSYYGPFASAGAVNRTLNQLQKVFLLRNCSDSVFETRTRPCLLHQIKRCSAPCVGRISEAEYAETVRDAERFLSGRDTKIQETLAAQMAEASEAMEFERAAALRDRIRALTQVQSVQGINPRGVSEADIIALHMEHGQACVQVFFIRANQNWGNRDFYPRVGEDVDAAEVLEAFIGQFYDTKEPPRQLILSHGIENPDLMCELLSEKLGRKVEILVPQRGEKAELVEGAARNARESLARKMSETATQTKLLRGLAEAFGLDTPPERVEVYDNSHIQGTNAVGGMIVAGPEGFLKSQYRKFNIKGEDLVPGDDFGMMKEVLTRRFKRLQKEDPDREKGMWPDLLLIDGGAGQVSAVHEIMAEYGVEDIPMVGVAKGIDRDAGKEEFHRIGQRPFALRHNDPVLYFVQRMRDEAHRFAIGTHRAKRAKSMGKNPLDEISGVGASRKRALLAHFGSAKAVSRANLADLKAVEGVSEALAERIYGFFHEKG, encoded by the coding sequence ATGACTGACGCCAATTCCGAGAGCGAAAGCGACACGCCCCTGCGCGGGCACGAGTGCATCCAGAGTTACCTCAAGACGCTGGATTCCTCGCCCGGTGTCTACCGGATGCTCGATGAGCAGAGCCGCGTTCTCTATGTGGGCAAGGCCCGCAACCTGAAGGCGCGGGTGTCGAATTACGCGCGGCCCTCGGGGCATTCGCGGCGCATCGCGCGGATGATTTCGGATACGGCGTCGATGATGTTCCTCACGACGCGCACCGAGACCGAAGCGCTGCTGCTCGAGCAGAACCTGATCAAGCAGCTCAAGCCCAAGTTCAACGTGCTCCTGCGCGACGACAAGTCGTTCCCGAACATCCTCGTGACCGGCGATCACAGCTATCCGCAGATCAAGAAGCATCGGGGCGCCAAGCGGGAAAAGGGGTCCTATTACGGCCCCTTCGCCAGCGCGGGTGCGGTGAACCGGACGCTGAACCAGCTGCAGAAGGTGTTCCTGCTGCGCAATTGCTCGGATTCGGTGTTCGAGACGCGCACGCGACCCTGTCTTCTGCATCAGATCAAACGCTGCAGCGCGCCCTGCGTGGGCCGCATCTCGGAGGCCGAGTATGCAGAGACGGTGCGCGACGCCGAACGGTTCCTGTCGGGGCGCGACACGAAGATCCAGGAGACGCTGGCCGCGCAGATGGCGGAGGCGTCCGAGGCGATGGAGTTCGAACGCGCCGCCGCCCTGCGCGACCGCATCCGCGCGCTGACGCAGGTGCAATCGGTGCAGGGCATCAACCCGCGCGGCGTCTCGGAGGCGGACATCATCGCGCTCCATATGGAGCATGGGCAGGCCTGCGTGCAGGTCTTCTTCATCCGGGCCAACCAGAACTGGGGCAACCGCGATTTCTACCCCCGCGTGGGCGAGGATGTGGATGCCGCCGAGGTGCTGGAAGCCTTCATCGGTCAGTTCTACGACACGAAGGAACCGCCCCGGCAGCTGATCCTGAGCCACGGGATCGAGAACCCGGATCTGATGTGCGAGCTCTTGAGCGAAAAGCTGGGTCGCAAGGTCGAGATCCTCGTGCCGCAACGGGGCGAGAAGGCCGAACTGGTCGAGGGGGCGGCGCGCAATGCCCGCGAGAGCCTCGCGCGGAAGATGTCGGAAACCGCGACGCAGACAAAGCTTCTGCGCGGGCTGGCGGAAGCTTTCGGTCTCGATACGCCGCCCGAGCGGGTCGAGGTCTACGACAACAGCCACATCCAGGGCACGAACGCGGTCGGCGGCATGATCGTCGCGGGGCCGGAGGGTTTCCTGAAAAGCCAGTACCGCAAGTTCAACATCAAGGGTGAAGACCTCGTGCCGGGCGACGATTTCGGCATGATGAAAGAGGTGCTGACCCGGCGGTTCAAGCGGCTTCAGAAGGAAGATCCGGACCGTGAAAAGGGCATGTGGCCGGACCTACTGCTGATCGACGGCGGGGCCGGGCAGGTCTCGGCGGTGCATGAGATCATGGCCGAATACGGGGTCGAGGACATCCCCATGGTGGGTGTGGCCAAGGGCATCGACCGGGATGCGGGCAAGGAGGAATTCCACCGCATCGGCCAGCGGCCCTTCGCGCTTCGGCACAACGACCCGGTTCTGTACTTCGTCCAACGGATGCGGGACGAGGCGCACCGCTTTGCCATCGGCACGCACCGCGCGAAGCGCGCAAAGTCGATGGGGAAGAACCCGCTCGACGAGATCTCGGGCGTGGGGGCGTCGCGCAAGCGCGCACTTCTGGCGCATTTCGGATCCGCGAAGGCCGTGAGCCGCGCGAACCTCGCCGATCTCAAGGCGGTCGAGGGCGTGTCAGAGGCGCTGGCCGAACGGATCTACGGATTCTTCCACGAAAAGGGCTGA
- a CDS encoding SDR family oxidoreductase: MSHAKRAIVTGAGHRLGRAMALYLADRGLDVVVHYNSSGDAAEEVAGLIRDKGRKAATVGADLLDEAAVQRVVPEAAEALGGPITHLVNNASIFEYDTLETATRDSWDRHIESNLRAPFALTQALAAQIPPAEADENGEPVAQGLVVNMIDQRVRKLTPEFMTYTIAKMGLWAFTQTAAQGLAPNVRVNAIGPGPTLQGGRQSDSHFAKQRAATILSRGANIADITGALGYFVDSPAVTGQLLCIDGGQHLGWETPDVVGVE; encoded by the coding sequence ATGAGCCATGCAAAACGCGCCATCGTCACAGGCGCCGGACACCGGCTGGGCCGCGCCATGGCGCTGTATCTGGCCGACCGCGGCCTGGATGTCGTGGTGCATTACAACAGCTCCGGCGATGCCGCTGAGGAGGTCGCAGGGCTCATCCGCGACAAGGGCCGCAAGGCCGCAACCGTGGGTGCGGACCTTCTGGACGAAGCGGCGGTGCAGCGCGTCGTGCCTGAAGCGGCCGAGGCTCTGGGCGGACCGATCACGCATCTCGTCAACAACGCCTCGATCTTCGAATATGACACACTGGAAACCGCGACCCGCGACAGCTGGGACCGGCATATCGAGAGCAACCTGCGGGCGCCCTTCGCGCTGACGCAGGCCCTGGCCGCACAGATCCCCCCAGCCGAGGCGGACGAGAACGGAGAGCCCGTGGCCCAGGGCCTCGTGGTGAACATGATCGACCAGCGAGTGCGCAAGCTGACGCCGGAATTCATGACCTACACGATTGCGAAGATGGGTCTCTGGGCCTTCACGCAGACCGCAGCACAGGGACTCGCGCCCAATGTGCGGGTCAATGCCATCGGACCGGGCCCCACGCTTCAAGGTGGACGTCAGAGCGATTCGCATTTTGCCAAGCAGCGGGCGGCGACGATTCTGTCCCGGGGGGCGAATATTGCCGATATCACCGGGGCGCTTGGCTATTTCGTCGATTCGCCCGCCGTTACGGGGCAGCTTCTGTGCATCGATGGCGGTCAGCACCTTGGATGGGAAACGCCGGACGTGGTTGGTGTGGAATAG
- a CDS encoding calcium/sodium antiporter: MVYVTGLLGLGILLLAGDALVKGAVNLALRLGVPALIVSLTIVAFGTSAPELLISIKAALEGVPGIAMGNVVGSNTANVLMVLGIPALLAVMHTSSHDTRKSYWIMLASTFLFIALAFRGVFDWIAGLILVGVLALILGDAFRDSLKHRNGAMDAAEDEDDLEGADPNMPWWKVILFLALGLIGLPVGADLLVDSARIIAMRFGVSDTVIGLTLVAIGTSLPELATTVSAALRKQADVALGNVIGSNMFNLLAIIGVASLIAPIDVDAEFLRFDLWVMLAASLLLVPFVLMGRDLTRIWGVILTALYVAYVLYVLS, from the coding sequence ATGGTATACGTGACCGGCCTGCTGGGGCTGGGCATCCTGCTTCTGGCGGGCGACGCGCTGGTGAAGGGGGCTGTGAACCTCGCGCTGCGTCTGGGTGTGCCTGCGCTGATCGTCAGCCTGACCATCGTGGCCTTCGGCACCTCCGCGCCGGAGCTGCTGATCTCGATCAAGGCGGCCCTTGAAGGCGTGCCCGGCATCGCGATGGGCAACGTTGTGGGGTCCAACACGGCCAATGTGCTGATGGTGCTGGGCATTCCCGCATTGCTGGCGGTCATGCACACATCGAGCCATGACACGCGCAAAAGCTACTGGATCATGCTGGCCTCGACCTTCCTGTTCATCGCGCTGGCGTTCCGGGGCGTGTTCGACTGGATCGCGGGGCTGATCCTCGTCGGGGTGCTTGCGCTGATCCTGGGCGATGCCTTTCGGGACAGCCTGAAGCACCGCAACGGCGCGATGGATGCGGCCGAGGACGAAGATGACCTCGAAGGTGCCGATCCGAACATGCCGTGGTGGAAGGTCATTCTGTTCCTGGCACTCGGCCTGATTGGCCTGCCTGTCGGGGCGGATCTGCTGGTCGACAGCGCGCGGATCATCGCCATGCGTTTCGGGGTGTCGGACACGGTGATCGGCCTGACGCTCGTGGCCATTGGCACGTCGCTGCCCGAGCTTGCGACCACCGTCTCGGCGGCGTTGCGCAAACAGGCGGATGTGGCGCTTGGCAATGTCATCGGGTCGAACATGTTCAACCTTCTGGCCATCATCGGCGTTGCCAGCCTGATTGCGCCCATCGATGTCGATGCGGAATTCCTGCGCTTCGATCTGTGGGTGATGCTGGCCGCGTCGCTGCTGCTGGTGCCCTTCGTCCTGATGGGGCGCGACCTGACGCGGATCTGGGGCGTGATCTTGACCGCGCTCTATGTGGCCTACGTGCTCTACGTGTTGAGCTGA
- a CDS encoding S49 family peptidase: MKNPLSLFKKGPTVSVVRLQGAIGMGRASLSDRSVADMLDKAFSRGKPKAVALEINSPGGSPVQSSLIGARIRRLAEEKDVPVVAFVEDVAASGGYWIASAADEIYADDSSILGSIGVISAGFGAHVFLQRQGFERRVHTAGKSKSMMDPFRPEKEEDIERLNRLLEELHGNFIGHVKARREGKLADNPDLFTGEVWLGQSAVEVGLADGIGHLETEMKKRFGKDVKFRRYGQKRGLLSRFGAEAAESAFHQIEERASFARYGL, translated from the coding sequence ATGAAAAATCCGCTTTCCCTCTTCAAGAAAGGCCCGACCGTTTCGGTCGTACGGCTGCAAGGCGCAATCGGCATGGGACGGGCCAGCCTGTCGGACCGGTCGGTCGCGGATATGCTCGACAAGGCGTTCAGTCGGGGCAAACCGAAAGCCGTCGCGCTCGAGATCAATTCGCCGGGCGGCTCGCCCGTGCAATCCTCGCTGATCGGGGCGCGCATCCGCCGCCTCGCCGAAGAGAAGGACGTGCCGGTCGTGGCCTTCGTGGAGGATGTCGCGGCGTCGGGCGGTTACTGGATCGCCTCGGCGGCCGATGAGATTTACGCCGATGACAGCTCCATTCTGGGCTCCATCGGGGTCATCTCCGCAGGCTTCGGCGCGCATGTCTTCCTGCAGCGCCAAGGCTTCGAGCGGCGCGTGCACACGGCCGGCAAATCGAAGTCGATGATGGACCCGTTCCGCCCCGAGAAGGAGGAGGATATCGAACGTCTCAACCGCCTTCTGGAAGAGCTGCACGGCAATTTCATCGGCCATGTGAAGGCGCGCCGCGAGGGCAAGCTCGCCGATAATCCGGACCTCTTCACCGGCGAGGTCTGGCTTGGCCAAAGCGCGGTCGAGGTCGGGCTTGCGGACGGTATCGGCCATCTTGAGACGGAGATGAAGAAACGCTTCGGCAAGGACGTGAAGTTCCGCCGTTACGGGCAGAAGCGCGGCCTGCTGAGCCGCTTCGGGGCCGAGGCCGCCGAGAGTGCCTTCCACCAGATCGAGGAGCGTGCCTCCTTCGCGCGCTACGGCCTCTGA